In one window of Vulpes vulpes isolate BD-2025 chromosome 1, VulVul3, whole genome shotgun sequence DNA:
- the LOC140597740 gene encoding uncharacterized protein has protein sequence MDTGSSPVITQPAPFSPQSPLGDLAARRKSILPRAGPVGVTSRDRRSGGGPGLPLCRGKPQGQEGGLWGRGPCTSPPSCGARPGPDAPGSCSCRAGRVRARVCREIPAEDREASAAAGTLGDRGWEPGTCRRGGGSGEPPPGPRDPAPPPEAAPRGGGRTRSCRAGPRGPSVCAAAAALPRAGRSGQRAPWSPPRPLPEQGAAPGGSSCWQSLLTFWNPPTTAQVTVESVPPNAAEGKDALLRVHNLPGDTAGLAWFRGEIVAPVHQIVLYVVDTGVITPGPAHSGREIIYPSGSLLFQNITLKDTGSYILQITKRNFQIEQVPGQLCIFWIQAFRGGPTHWRQTS, from the exons ATGGACACTGGATCCTCACCAGTCATCACCCAGCCTGCCCCTTTCTCACCCCAGAGTCCTCTCGGTGACCTTGCTGCCAGGAGGAAGTCCATCCTCCCCAGAGCAG GCCCGGTGGGGGTGACGTCCCGGGACAGGCGCTCTGGAGGCGGCCCCGGGCTCCCGCTCTGCAGGGGGaagccccagggccaggagggagggcTGTGGGGGCGCGGACCCTGCACCTCGCCCCCGAGCTGCGGGGCGCGCCCCGGACCCGACGCCCCGGGCTCGTGCTCGTGCCGAGCAGGCCGGGTGCGCGCTCGCGTCTGCCGGGAAATCCCAGCGGAAGACCGAGAGGCCTCAGCAGCTGCGGGGACCCTCGGGGACAGAGGATGGGAACCCGGGACCTGCCgtcgggggggggggtccggcgagcccccgcccggcccacgtgacccggccccgcccccagaggcgGCCCCGCGCGGAGGGGGAAGGACGCGGAGCTGCCGGGCGGGACCGCGGGGCCCGAGCGTCTGCGCGGCGGCAGCTGCTCTCCCCCGGGCCGGACGGAGCGGGCAGCGGGCACCATGGAGCCCCCCTCGGCCTCTCCCCGAGCAGGGCGCGGCCCCTGGCGGGAGCTCCTGCTGGCAG TCTCTCTTAACTTTCTGGAACCCGCCCACCACTGCCCAAGTCACTGTGGAGTCGGTGCCTCCCAATGCTGCTGAAGGGAAGGATGCTCTTCTGCGGGTCCACAATCTGCCTGGGGATACAGCAGGCCTTGCCTGGTTCAGAGGGGAAATTGTAGCACCTGTCCATCAAATTGTATTATATGTAGTAGACACAGGAGTAATTACCCCGGGGCCTGCACACAGTGGCAGAGAGATAATATACCCCAGTGGATCCCTGCTGTTCCAGAACATCACCCTGAAAGACACAGGATCCTACATCCTAcaaatcacaaagagaaatttTCAAATTGAACAAGTACCTGGACAGCTCTGCATATTCT GGATTCAAGCATTTCGTGGGGGACCCACACACTGGAGACAAACTTCCTGA